TGGGCCAACCTCTACGTGCACACGCTGCTGCGGGTCCGGATCCGCGACCTCACCGCCGGCTTCAAGATCTGGCGGGCGGACGCGCTGCGCGACATCGGCCTGGAGCGGGTGCAGTCCAACGGCTACAGCTTCCAGGTGGAGATGCACTACCTGGCCACCAAGCTGGGGCACACCATCCTGGAGGTGCCGATCCGCTTCGAGGAGCGGCGCGACGGCGCGTCCAAGATGACCACCGCGACCAAGATCGAGAGCGCGCTGATGCCGTTCAAGCTGCGCAGCAAGCACCGCAACATCGAGCGCTGACCCGGCCCGATCCCTCACCCCCGCCCACGCCCTGCGTTGCCTGCCCCGGTCCAGTTCAGCGAGCCGAGCCGGGGCGGCGGCCGAGCAGCCGCTGGGCGGGGACGCGGCCGAGCGGGAGCGGCGGCGGGCGCGGCCGAGCGGGAGCGGCGGCCGGGCGGGAGCGGCGGCCGGGCGGGAGCGGCGGCCGGGCGGAGCGTCGGGTCGAGTGAAGGACCTTGAGATTGGGCCGCTCCGCCGCACGGGACGTGTGATCACCCGGCACGCGATTGCGAAGCGTAACCCTCACCGCCTGTGACCGATGGTCCTGCCCTTCGGATTGCCGCTCTCCGCCCTTTGCTCTGCAGCCACGGACGCACCACGCCACTGACCTGCGGCTGGCCCGGCGACGGTGCGGCGGGTCAGCCCGCCGGCCGTTACCCGGAGCAACCGTTGCGTATATGGCTGCAGAGCAAAGGGCGCGGGGAGCGACCCACGCGGCCAGCATTCACCTCACTGTGAGTGAACAGCCTCGCCCCACGCATCCGCAGGCGGGCACGCGCCCGTCCGGTGCCCCGCAGGCAGCACCACGGCCGTCCGCCATCCGGCGTCCGGCTGGCCGGCGTCCGCGACCGGCGCAAGCTGGCCGTCCTCGCCGGCCTCGCCGTGCTGGCGGTCAGCGGTAGACCGCGCGGTGCGCGGCGTCGATCCCGGCCGCGTACAGCGGGCCGGTGAGGGCGCGGTCGCGGGCCAGGGCGGCGCGGGCGGCGTTCGCGCCGGGCGCGCCGTGCACCCCGCCGCCCGGGTGCGCCGACGCGCTGGCCAGGAACAGCCGGTCGACCGGGGTGTCCGCGCGGCCCAGGCCGGGGATCGGGCGCAGGAACAGCTGCTGGTACGCGGCGGCGGTGCCGCCGCCGAGCGCGCCGCCGACGAGGCTCGGGTCGCCCGCCTCCAGGTCGGCCGGCCCGGCCACGTGCCGTCCCACGATCAGGCTGCGGAAGCCCGGCGCGGCCTCCTCCAGCACCTGCTCCATCCGCTCGACGTGCGCGGCGATCTCCTCGGCCCGCCACTGCCGGCGGAACGGCAGGTGGGTGTACGACCAGAGCGACTCGGTGCCCGGCGGCGAGTGGCTCGGGTCGGCCACCGACATCTGCCCCAGCAGCAGGAACGGGTCGCGGGGGATCTCCTTACGGGCCAGCGCGGCGGCGTAGCTGGTGAGGCCGTCCAGGTCCGCGCCCAGGTGCACGGTGCCGGCGGTGGCGACCGCCCGGTTGGTCCATGGCACGGGGGCCGACAGCGCCCAGTCCACCTTGAGCGTCGAGCCGTCCCAGCGGAAGTGCGCCAGATCCTCCACCAGCCGGGGCGGCAGCACCGCCGCGCCGACCAGGTCCAGGTAGAGGGCGGGCGCGGGGACGTCGGCGAGCACCGCGCGGCGGGCCCGCCAGAGGGCGCCGCCGACGGTACGCACGCCCATCGCCCGGCCGCGCGCGGTCAGCACCCGGTCGACTGTGGCGCCGTAGAGGATCCGGCCGCCGCGCTCGGTCAGCCGGGCCACCAGCGCGTCGGTAATCTTCTGTGCGCCGCCGTCGGGCACCGGCCAGCCGACCTGCTGGCCGAGCATGGCGAGCAGCCAGCCGTACACGCCCGAACCGGCCTCCTCGGGCGACAGGTCGGTGTGCAGGGCGCAGCCGGCCAGCAGCACCGGGCCTCCCTCGCCCTCGAAGAGTTCGTCGCCGAGCTTGCGTACCGGCACCACCAGCCGCCGGGCCAGCCGCAACGCCCCCGACACCCGCAGGCGGCGCAGCAGGGTCAGGCCCCCGCGCACCGGCGGGAACGGCGTGGTGATGGTCTCCAGCATCGGCTCGGCCACCTGGCGCCAGTCGTCGTACGCGTGCAGCCAGCGCTTGCCGTCGCCCGGCGCGAACGCCTCCAGCGAGGCCGCGGTGGCCTCCGGGTCGCGGTTGAGCACCGCCGCCCGGCCGTCGGGCATCAGGTGGGCCAGCACGTCCGGGGAGTGCCGCCAGCGCAGCCCGTACCGTTCGAGCCCCAACCCGCGCAGCACCGGCGACGCGTAGCCGAGGGGATAGAAGGAGCTGTAGAGGTCGCTCAGGTAGCCGGGGGCCGTCACCTCGGCGGAGCGCACCGCCCCGCCCGGCGTGGCCGTGGCCTCCAGCACCAGCACGTCCCAGCCGGCGTCGGCCAGGAGATTGGCGGCGACCAGGCCGTTGTGGCCTGCTCCCACGATGACGGCGTCCGCGCTCTCCGCGCCGGGCGAACTCATCCGATCCGCCTACCCGGCCAGCAACCGGGCGAAACGCGTTTGCCGCGCCGGGGCCGGGGCATGCACTGCCATGTACACGGTTGCGCAGCTCATAGGCGGAGTGTGGGGCGCGGGCGGCGCGGGTGGCGAGTTGGTCGTACACGATCCGGCCGACGGCTCCCCGGTCAGCTCGGCGCCAGCGGCGACGGCCGACGAGGTCGGCAAGGCGGTGGAGGCGACGCGCGGCGTCGCCACGGAGTGGGCGGCGACCGCCCCCGCGGAACGGGCGGCGGCGCTGCACCGGGCGGCGGACGCCGTGGCGGCGGCGGCCGACGACCTGGCCCGGGCGACGACCGCCGAGATGGGCAAACCCCTGGCGGACGCCCGGGGCGGTGTGGAGGCGGGGATCGGCACGCTGCGACAGTACGCGGAACTCGCCCCCGTGCGCGGCGGGCGGACCCTGCACGGCGCCACCCACGCCCTCGACTTCATGACGCCGCAGCCGCGCGGGGTGGTCGCCGCGATCACCCCCTGGAACGACCCGGTTGCGGTGTCCTGCGGGCTGCTCGGCGCGGCCCTGGTCACCGGCAACGTGGTGCTGCACAAGCCGAGCGAGCGCGCTCCGGCGACCGGCTGGCTGCTGGCCAAGGCGCTCGACTCCGCGCTGCCGCCCGGGGTGCTGTCGCTGCTGACCGGAGGCCCGGAGGTCGGCGCCGCGCTGGCCGCGCAGGAGGTGGACGTCGTCGCCCACGTCGGCTCCACCGCCACCGGGCGGGCCATCGCGGCCGCGGCGGCGCGGACCGGGGCGAAGGTGCTGCTGGAGAACGGCGGCAGCGACCCGCTCGTCGTGGACGGCGACGTCGACCCGGTGTGGGCGGCCGGGCAGGCGGCTCTCGGCGCGTTCGCCAACGCGGGGCAGATCTGCGTCGCGGTGGAGCGGATCTACGTGCACCGGGACGTCGCGGAGGACTTCGCCCAGGCGCTGGTGGAGCGCGCCACGCAGTTGCGGACGGGTCCGGGCGGCGACCCGCGTACCGAGCTGGGGCCGCTGGTGGACCGGCGGCACCGCGACCACGTGCACGGGCAGGTGACCGCGGCGGTGGCCGAGGGCGCGCGGATCCGCACCGGCGGCACGCTGCCCGACGGACCGGGGGCGTTCTACCCGGCGACCGTGCTGACCGACTGCCGGCACGACATGACGGTGGTACGCGAGGAGACGTTCGGGCCGGTCGCCGCGATCGTCGCCGTCGACTCGTTCTCGGAGGCGCTGCGGTGCGCCGCGGACTCCCCGTACGGGCTGGCCGCGACGGTGCTGACCGGATCGATGAGCCACGCCCAGCGCGCCTGGCGGGAACTGCCGGTGGGCACCGTGAAGGTCAACGCGGTGTTCGGCGGGGCGCCCGGCGGTGCCGCACACCCGCGCCGGGGCAGCGGGCACGGCTTCGGCTACGGACCGGAGCTGCTGGACGAGTTCACCGCCACGAAGGCGGTGCACATCGAGGCGCCCGGCGGCGGCCACTGGTGACGCACGCGCGGAGGCTGTCCGCCGTGCGGACAGCCTCCGCGTCGCGTACCCGATGGTGGCCTCAGCGGCCTCGGGCCTTGGCGGTCTGGCGGTTGTTCGCCTTCTCGATGGCCTTGACCAGTTCCGGCTTCGTCATGGTCGAACGACCGGGCACGTCCAGCTTGCGGGCCACCTTCATCAGGTGGTCCTTGGTGGCGTTGGCGTCCACCCCGCCGGCCGTCGGCGCCCGGCGTTCCGGCCCGCCGCCGGCCGCCTGGCGGTCGCTCGGCCCCTTGCGGCCCTTGGGCTCCCAGTGGTCGCCCACCTTCTCGAACTCGTGCTTGACGGCGGCGAAGGCGGTGCGGTGCGCCCGCTCCCCCTCGCCGTACGTCTCCACGGCCGAGTCGTGCGTCTTCTCCCAGGTGCGCTGCGCCTTCTTGGGGGAGCGTCGCAGCGTGCTG
The nucleotide sequence above comes from Micromonospora sp. M71_S20. Encoded proteins:
- a CDS encoding NAD(P)/FAD-dependent oxidoreductase produces the protein MSSPGAESADAVIVGAGHNGLVAANLLADAGWDVLVLEATATPGGAVRSAEVTAPGYLSDLYSSFYPLGYASPVLRGLGLERYGLRWRHSPDVLAHLMPDGRAAVLNRDPEATAASLEAFAPGDGKRWLHAYDDWRQVAEPMLETITTPFPPVRGGLTLLRRLRVSGALRLARRLVVPVRKLGDELFEGEGGPVLLAGCALHTDLSPEEAGSGVYGWLLAMLGQQVGWPVPDGGAQKITDALVARLTERGGRILYGATVDRVLTARGRAMGVRTVGGALWRARRAVLADVPAPALYLDLVGAAVLPPRLVEDLAHFRWDGSTLKVDWALSAPVPWTNRAVATAGTVHLGADLDGLTSYAAALARKEIPRDPFLLLGQMSVADPSHSPPGTESLWSYTHLPFRRQWRAEEIAAHVERMEQVLEEAAPGFRSLIVGRHVAGPADLEAGDPSLVGGALGGGTAAAYQQLFLRPIPGLGRADTPVDRLFLASASAHPGGGVHGAPGANAARAALARDRALTGPLYAAGIDAAHRAVYR
- a CDS encoding aldehyde dehydrogenase, encoding MYTVAQLIGGVWGAGGAGGELVVHDPADGSPVSSAPAATADEVGKAVEATRGVATEWAATAPAERAAALHRAADAVAAAADDLARATTAEMGKPLADARGGVEAGIGTLRQYAELAPVRGGRTLHGATHALDFMTPQPRGVVAAITPWNDPVAVSCGLLGAALVTGNVVLHKPSERAPATGWLLAKALDSALPPGVLSLLTGGPEVGAALAAQEVDVVAHVGSTATGRAIAAAAARTGAKVLLENGGSDPLVVDGDVDPVWAAGQAALGAFANAGQICVAVERIYVHRDVAEDFAQALVERATQLRTGPGGDPRTELGPLVDRRHRDHVHGQVTAAVAEGARIRTGGTLPDGPGAFYPATVLTDCRHDMTVVREETFGPVAAIVAVDSFSEALRCAADSPYGLAATVLTGSMSHAQRAWRELPVGTVKVNAVFGGAPGGAAHPRRGSGHGFGYGPELLDEFTATKAVHIEAPGGGHW
- a CDS encoding ChaB family protein gives rise to the protein MPGREVLPSTLRRSPKKAQRTWEKTHDSAVETYGEGERAHRTAFAAVKHEFEKVGDHWEPKGRKGPSDRQAAGGGPERRAPTAGGVDANATKDHLMKVARKLDVPGRSTMTKPELVKAIEKANNRQTAKARGR